The Flavobacterium psychrotrophum region CCGTAAACGATTTTTCATCTGTACATGTTGTACCTGAAAGTTGGGCATAGATATAAATAGTAGCGTTTGTTGTAATTATATCTCCCGGAAATTTCTGAACGTTACCCGGGGTAGTTGGTCCGCCTGCCATTGTGTAATAAGCTGACCCAGCTACCGGATATGGAGGGAGTGGATAACCTGTATCAGAACATACCGTTTGATTAGCAGGTACGTTTGTTATCTGAACACGGTTAATTGTAATATTAAACTGACTCTCTGCCGCACACCCAGGATTTGAGTTGTACACATAAAGAGGCAATTGAGATGTAGTAAGTACTGTACCACCCGCACCCGGATACATAGTACCTGTACCGGCAGGACCAGTATAATAATTACCAGCACTTAATGGCTGTAATGTATAACTGTTACATGCATTTACATTTGCAAGTGTATCTACAGTTGGCGTATTAGTTATGGTTACATTAAAACTTTCATTACCCGTACAGTTCGTTCCCGAATTTACATCGGCGTAAGTATATACAGTACGGTTAGAAGTAATTACCGTACCCACAGCAACAACACCTCCTGTACCATTTGGCCCATTATAATAAGTTCCGAATGGAAGTGTCGGCAACGTATAGCTACCACAACTTGTTACATTCTGCGGTGCAAACCTTCCTGTAATAATGTGAATCCAGAAGCTTTTTTGATCGCTACATGTAGTAGTTCCTGTAGTAGTTTCAGCATATACATATAATGTCCTGTCAGCTGTAACAACAGTTCCTGCAGGCACCACTGTACCTCCGCCATTAGCAGCAGTATAGTAGTTACCGGTAGTAAGCGATGGTAATGTATAACTAGCACAAGCTATGATATTTTGAAATGTACCAACAGAAGGATTCGGTAATATTGTAATTATAAAATTACTTTCGGCAGGACAAGATCCATCATTTAAAGATGCATAAACATAAAGCGTAGTTGTAGTCGTAATTAAATCGCCTGCAAATTTCTGTACATTTCCTGTAGTTGTTGGACCACCCGGCATAGTAAAATACCTGCTTCCTGTAGCAAGGCCAGGCAGAGTGTAGCTTCGGCAAATTGTTTGATTACCAGGGTTAGCAGCTGTTGCACCCAAAATTGTAACTGTAAATTGCCTGAATCCTCGACAGCCATCAGCAGAAGCAGGGGTTGTAGCATATAACACTGTCGTTGAAGTAATGAATGAACCCGGCTCGTGGCGTACACCTGTTGCGAAAGGACCTTCAAAGTAAGCTTCAACCTGAGGATTAACCGGTAACTGATAGCTACCACATGCAGATGCATTTGCTATAGGATTGATTACCGGATTTGGATTTATTGTCAGAGCAAAGCTACTTTCTGAAAAACAGCCAGGATTGTTAGGGCTTACTCTGTAAATATATAATGTTTGCGAAGTTCTTACATCGCTACCGGCAGGATATAGTGTACCTGTACCACCTGGCCCAGAATAAAAGTTAGCTCCTGGAATAGTAGGAATTGTATAGCCAAAACAATACGATTGTGCACCATATACAGGAACCGGCTGCACATTATTTATTGCTACTTCAAAACTTTTTTCATTAAAGCAAGTTCCATCAGGATGTGGCTTATAAACATAAATAGTTTGCGTAGTTGTTATTTGGGCATTTACTGCAAGCTGGGTACCGCCGCCAGTAGGCCCGCCCGGAGCAGTCCAGTAAGTATTACCTGCGGTAAGCGCAGGCAACCTGTAAGGCACACATTGATTAACATCGGCAGGATCATCGGCAGTAACAATGGTTACCACAAAAGAACTCGTATTAGTACACGAAGCCGCTGTAGGAATATAAAAATATATTGTTGATGTAGTGCTTATTACAGTACCCCACGGAATTACTGCACCCCCGCCATTAGCAGCAGTGCGATATTCCTGACCCGGGTCAAGGTTAGGCAGCGTATAATTATTACAAGCTGTAACGGGAGCCGGTGTTACCGCACCCGGTAGCACTGTAATGGTAAAACTGCTTTGATTAGAACAGTTAGCATTAGTATTATATATATAAATAGTTTGTGTACTTACTATCTGGCTGTTTGCCGGCAGCAATGCTCCTGTTCCGCCGCTACCGGTGTAGTAATTTCCGTCTGTAATTACAGGTAGTGTATAGCTACCGCAAACCGTTTGGGTTGTACCTGTAGATACAGCAGGCAGTGGATTTACCGTAATGGTAAAAGAAGTTACTGCATAACAAGAAGTATTACGGCTGCTTTGCACCCTTGCATAAATAGTTTGTGTACGCACTGTATTTGTAGTGGTACTCTGGTAATTTCCGGCAACCACAATATTACCTGTACCCGCATTTGCATCTGCAAGAGTAGTATAATATGTTACTGTAAAATCTGCCGGTGCCTGGCTGCCTAAAATAGCAGCATCCTGAGCAGTAAGATTAAAAATAGCAGTTCCTGTGTTAATTGTACCCTCACATGCCGAAAGCCCTGCCGCAGGCTGAGTTGCCGTAGGAGTAGGAATTGTCATTAAATCGAAAGGAACTACCACATAACAACTACTGTTATGTGATTTTACACGAGCATAAATAGTAACTGTACCACCGGTTGTTGTGTAAGCAGCAGCATTAACTGCTCCGGTACCATCATTGGCAGCCAATGCGGTAGTATGATACGTTACCTGTGTTGCAGCATCAAGTCCTGTTTTTAAAGATGGGGTATTTAGTACCAAATTATAAGTATAACTTCCTCCCGAAGGACAGGCATACAAAGTAGTGGCGGCACCCGGAACAAGTTGCGGTGCAAACTCTATAGTTACCTGTTCATCTACAGCACAAGCAGTAGCGGTATTAGTTATACGCACATTATATGTACCTGTTGCATTAACAGTAAGTGAAGAAGCTGTACCTATAACAGCTGCATTACCTACCCTGGTCCAGGCAAAAGTATATTGAGAACCTGTAAGTCCTGTATTAACTGTATAAGAGCTACCCTGGCACAGCGCAGTATTATTTGCAAGCGAAAGATTATCTCCAACCACCTGCTGGCCTAAGTTAAATGCTCCCTGAGGGAAGAAAACAGCCGAGTTGTAACGGCCATCATTACCCAATGTATTATTTGGGTTAGCATCGCCATCATCTGCAATTACTATTTTAATGTGGTAAGTTGTACCTGGAACAAGATCATTGGCCGAAGCAGTAAGCTGCACTGTTTGCCCCTCAAAATTGGTCGCTGCAGTTGGCGCCGCGCTACCACCGTTAAATACACCAAAATACTGAGAATTAACTGAAAGACATGTAGCAGTACCACTGTTAAAAGCACTGTTCCTGATGTTAGCAACAGAAACAGGAAGGTTAGTATTTGGCACAGTTGCTATATTTCGGTATGCCGCAGGGCTACCTGCAACTTTTATCAATATAGCAAATCCGTCTTTAGAGTTACACTGATATTGCCCATACTCTTCTGAAGCAAAGATATAAGGTATTGATATATTAGGTGTTGCCGCAACAAAATCAAACTCTAAAACCGTAGCATTCATACTACGTATAGGCGTTGTTGCTGCAAAAGCGGCCTGAAGATCTGCATCGCCCAGCCACGTTTGCGACTGCACACTATTATCTGAAGACACACTGGTATTAGGACCGGAAGCCGTTGCGGCATCTCCCGTTACAAGCACAACACCAGATGCCATTGGAAAAGCGGCATTTGAGTTTGTAAATGTACCGATACTATTTCCCTGTGCATAACTTACAGAGCTCAAACCAGTGCTTTTTACAGCACCTGTAGGCTGTACCAAACACGCTGAATTTCCCAGCAAGTAATTAACCAACTGGGTGGGGTTGGCATTACCGTTAGCGGTAGTGCTAACAACAACACCTTGCGAATAGCCTGTCAAACAGCAAAACAGGACAAACAGAACAAGTAAATTTTTTCTCATAACTTCCAACTAACTAGCAATCTATAAAATTTCGGGGCCAATCTTAATAAGTTAAAATTCAGCTTATTAAAACAGGAAGGCAAATATAAAATAATTGTGTTTCCTCATGTTAAAATTCACAACAATTTTCACACATCTCAGGCATCAATATAATTTTTAAAACATAAAAGAATTTTTAACACAAAAGCAAAGATTATCTAATGTATAATTAAAACTTTTTGTCATTATTTTATAAAAAAACATAATACCTCTATTTACTATTGAACGCAAAAATACACGATTTTTTGATTTATCAAAGTATCCTGTAAATTTTATATTTTATAAAACATTTAACATTCATTTTCCCCTACTTATTTAACTTTTGTTTATTGCGAAAATATTCTTATAGTTAGTATTTTTGTCTTAAAAGAATGGCAGATGTATGAACGAATAAGAGAAAAGTTAACTATACTGGCAGATGCGGCTAAATATGACGTATCGTGCTCATCAAGTGGAAGCAAAAGAAAGAATGAAAATAAAGGCATAGGCGATGCGAGCAATGGCATATGCCATACTTATACCGAAGACGGCAGATGTGTTTCATTGCTTAAGGTATTGCTTACCAACCATTGTATTTTTGATTGTGCCTTTTGTGTATCGCGCCGTAGTAACGATGTGCAGCGTGCTGCCTTTACTGTAGATGAAGTTGTGGAGCTTACCATGAGCTTTTACCGCCGCAATTATATCGAAGGGTTGTTTTTAAGTTCGGGTATTTTTAAAAATGCCGATTTTACGATGGAACGCCTTGTACGCATTGTAAAGAGGCTGCGTACAGAAGAGCGTTTCAATGGCTATATACACCTTAAAACCATACCGGGAGCAAGCCCGGAATTGCTAACCGAAGCCGGCCTTTATGCTGACCGTATGAGCATTAACCTGGAGATGCCTACCGAAAACGGACTTAAACTACTTGCCCCCGAAAAATCGCACGAAGAGGTTAAAAAGCCGCTGGGATTTATTCAAAATACCATTACCAAATTTAAAGATGAAAAGAAAACCGGTCTGATAAAG contains the following coding sequences:
- a CDS encoding putative DNA modification/repair radical SAM protein, which codes for MYERIREKLTILADAAKYDVSCSSSGSKRKNENKGIGDASNGICHTYTEDGRCVSLLKVLLTNHCIFDCAFCVSRRSNDVQRAAFTVDEVVELTMSFYRRNYIEGLFLSSGIFKNADFTMERLVRIVKRLRTEERFNGYIHLKTIPGASPELLTEAGLYADRMSINLEMPTENGLKLLAPEKSHEEVKKPLGFIQNTITKFKDEKKTGLIKSAPKFVPAGQSTQMVIGATPESDMEIMYSADKYYKDFSLKRVYYSGYIPISYDERMPVIGSQPPLLRENRLYQTDWLMRFYGFGVQELLNAKNPHLDTDIDPKLSWALRNLDQFPVDINTADYRMILRVPGIGVTSANKIIQARKFGRLRTDQLQKIGIAYSRAKHFIRCADSPYVLQEPEAPHLKNLILAESSSKYLKVPQNQLSLF